One Prunus dulcis chromosome 7, ALMONDv2, whole genome shotgun sequence DNA segment encodes these proteins:
- the LOC117634848 gene encoding uncharacterized protein LOC117634848 isoform X2, with product MDWGSNGEEPTSWEELYSINLIPSELFLKFRKEVQGLRVGLNLEFYNAPCNEFQGKLVLKPLAPERMWKFIYEPIHQDVRILSKKIPLTGYLNLQVGVGHNFQMNATGWKWKLTTCFGGDGISRIRNKTSLGVCPGVDMRFGWRADYVLPEVTGALGTGEPWFNMNSGKLQASLDRVETILTYTDIYNFYKPKDQDQQRPETDVTDVTTYSSG from the exons atgGACTGGGGTTCGAATGGTGAAGAACCCACTTCCTGGGAAGAGCTTTACAGTATTAATTTGATACCATCAGAGTTGTTTCTCAAGTTCCGGAAAGAAGTGCAAGGTTTAAGGGTCGGCCTCAATTTGGAG TTCTATAATGCTCCATGCAATGAGTTTCAAGGAAAGCTTGTCTTGAAGCCCTTAGCTCCTGAACGGATGTGGAAGTTCATCTATGAGCCTATCCATCAGGATGTTCGTATTCTTTCAAAAAAGATTCCTCTAACTGGATATTTGAATCTCCAG GTTGGAGTAGGCCATAATTTTCAAATGAATGCTACTGGATGGAAATGGAAACTTACTACATGTTTTGGTGGAGATGGTATATCTCGGATCCGGAATAAGACATCTCTTGGTGTGTGCCCTGGTGTGGATATGCGCTTTGGGTGGAGGGCTGATTATGTACTTCCAGAAGTTACTGG GGCTCTGGGTACTGGTGAACCATGGTTCAACATGAACTCAGGAAAGTTGCAAGCATCATTAGATAGAGTTGAGACCATTCTAACCTATACTGACATCTACAATTTCTACAAGCCTAAAGACCAG GATCAGCAGAGACCTGAAACTGATGTCACAGATGTAACTACTTATTCAAGCGGTTAG
- the LOC117634848 gene encoding uncharacterized protein LOC117634848 isoform X1, whose protein sequence is MDWGSNGEEPTSWEELYSINLIPSELFLKFRKEVQGLRVGLNLEFYNAPCNEFQGKLVLKPLAPERMWKFIYEPIHQDVRILSKKIPLTGYLNLQVGVGHNFQMNATGWKWKLTTCFGGDGISRIRNKTSLGVCPGVDMRFGWRADYVLPEVTGALGTGEPWFNMNSGKLQASLDRVETILTYTDIYNFYKPKDQQDQQRPETDVTDVTTYSSG, encoded by the exons atgGACTGGGGTTCGAATGGTGAAGAACCCACTTCCTGGGAAGAGCTTTACAGTATTAATTTGATACCATCAGAGTTGTTTCTCAAGTTCCGGAAAGAAGTGCAAGGTTTAAGGGTCGGCCTCAATTTGGAG TTCTATAATGCTCCATGCAATGAGTTTCAAGGAAAGCTTGTCTTGAAGCCCTTAGCTCCTGAACGGATGTGGAAGTTCATCTATGAGCCTATCCATCAGGATGTTCGTATTCTTTCAAAAAAGATTCCTCTAACTGGATATTTGAATCTCCAG GTTGGAGTAGGCCATAATTTTCAAATGAATGCTACTGGATGGAAATGGAAACTTACTACATGTTTTGGTGGAGATGGTATATCTCGGATCCGGAATAAGACATCTCTTGGTGTGTGCCCTGGTGTGGATATGCGCTTTGGGTGGAGGGCTGATTATGTACTTCCAGAAGTTACTGG GGCTCTGGGTACTGGTGAACCATGGTTCAACATGAACTCAGGAAAGTTGCAAGCATCATTAGATAGAGTTGAGACCATTCTAACCTATACTGACATCTACAATTTCTACAAGCCTAAAGACCAG caGGATCAGCAGAGACCTGAAACTGATGTCACAGATGTAACTACTTATTCAAGCGGTTAG
- the LOC117634849 gene encoding uncharacterized protein LOC117634849, which translates to MAASKSNLRSSCSFPNLLLSCLNFTLFILSVTSLVPTILLRMPPTSMGMAFLMISGISILSSFVGFYSQLTHLCFITHVSLLLASLIGQLLGILALFTKERSTISMLKSPRDLKEAKLLVRLECGVLMAMLMMQMVVLVLSCVVQSCWVREYEGLEAEREAMTKKRSRRIAKVQEESIENAAKIAEVKAKDLDEKMMNKYGQWVKTGEFEG; encoded by the coding sequence ATGGCTGCCTCGAAATCCAATCTTAGGAGCTCTTGTTCCTTCCCAAATCTTCTCCTCTCATGTTTGAATTTCACTCTCTTCATACTCTCTGTCACTTCTCTAGTTCCTACTATCCTCCTCAGGATGCCCCCAACGTCAATGGGCATGGCATTCCTGATGATTTCTGGCATCTCAATTCTCTCCTCCTTTGTAGGCTTCTACTCTCAGCTCACCCACCTCTGCTTCATAACCCATGTTTCACTTCTCCTTGCCTCACTGATCGGACAATTGCTTGGCATATTGGCCTTGTTTACCAAAGAGCGTTCTACCATTTCAATGCTCAAGTCGCCCCGGGACCTGAAAGAGGCCAAGCTTTTGGTGAGGTTGGAATGTGGGGTTCTGATGGCAATGTTGATGATGCAGATGGTAGTACTGGTGTTGAGCTGTGTGGTGCAGAGCTGCTGGGTGAGAGAGTATGAGGGGTTGGAAGCTGAGAGAGAGGCCATGACGAAGAAGAGGAGCCGGCGAATCGCTAAAGTTCAAGAAGAATCCATTGAAAATGCTGCAAAGATAGCTGAGGTCAAGGCCAAGGATTTGGATGAGAAGATGATGAACAAGTATGGACAGTGGGTGAAGACTGGTGAGTTTGAAGGCTAG